A stretch of Arcobacter arenosus DNA encodes these proteins:
- the ftsH gene encoding ATP-dependent zinc metalloprotease FtsH, producing MKDRNNKNSGDNNNNFFNNNPLLVFVIFSIVTIFVFKAIFPEGSSSPMGTQTSSSAFGQAAKKTVPYSDLKKLIENGQIEYVGIGNTQIKAVSKPSGGKVTTYTARRVVPDETLIPSLEQKGIAYGGINEENLIADILFGWVLPIFIFFAIWMFLAKRMSKSMGGGSGGILGIGSSKKMINSEKPNVKFDDMAGNVEAKEEVQEVVDFLSDPERYIKLGAQIPKGVLLVGPPGTGKTLLAKAVAGEADVEFLSVSGSAFIEMFVGVGASRVRDLFEQAKKVAPAIIFIDEIDAIGKSRASGGPMGGNDEREQTLNQLLAEMDGFSTEAAPVIVLAATNRPEVLDPALLRPGRFDRQVLVDKPDFEGRKEILQVHIKKVKLGKDVDLIEVAKMTAGLAGADLANIVNEAALLAGRHNKDEVTASDFKEAVERQIAGLEKKSRRISPKERKIVAYHESGHAVIAEITKGAKKVNKVSIVPRGLAALGYTLNTPEENKYLMQKHELIAEVDVLLGGRAAEQVFIGEISTGAGNDLERATDIIKSMASVYGMSDIAGLMVLEKRTNQFLGGQSHKDFSDDMAKKLDEFIINILNERYEAVLKSLEDNRDAIEEMTAELLDVEVISGARVRELIKAHGGEVFEDEDLHSGAIDEETNEEKDPHTPNDELEEKNLDTTENDEENVETSEDVSENNEGKKE from the coding sequence ATGAAAGACAGAAATAACAAAAATAGTGGAGATAATAACAATAATTTTTTCAATAATAATCCACTTTTAGTATTTGTAATTTTTTCTATAGTTACAATTTTTGTGTTTAAAGCAATTTTCCCAGAGGGAAGTTCAAGCCCTATGGGTACACAAACAAGTTCGTCTGCATTTGGACAAGCTGCTAAAAAAACTGTTCCATATTCAGATTTAAAGAAATTGATTGAAAATGGTCAAATTGAGTATGTTGGTATTGGTAACACACAAATTAAAGCTGTTAGTAAACCTTCTGGTGGAAAAGTTACAACTTATACAGCAAGAAGAGTTGTTCCTGATGAAACTTTAATTCCAAGTTTAGAGCAAAAAGGTATTGCGTATGGTGGAATTAATGAAGAAAATTTAATAGCAGATATTCTTTTTGGATGGGTATTACCAATTTTTATTTTCTTTGCAATTTGGATGTTCTTAGCAAAAAGAATGTCAAAATCAATGGGTGGAGGTTCAGGGGGAATCCTTGGAATTGGAAGCTCTAAAAAAATGATTAATTCTGAAAAACCAAATGTAAAATTTGATGATATGGCAGGAAACGTAGAAGCAAAAGAAGAGGTTCAAGAGGTTGTTGATTTCCTTTCTGACCCAGAAAGATATATTAAACTTGGAGCACAAATTCCAAAAGGTGTTCTTTTAGTAGGACCTCCAGGTACTGGTAAAACTTTACTTGCAAAAGCAGTAGCAGGGGAAGCAGATGTTGAATTCTTATCTGTATCTGGTTCTGCATTTATTGAGATGTTTGTGGGTGTTGGAGCATCAAGAGTTAGAGATTTATTTGAACAAGCAAAAAAAGTTGCACCTGCAATTATCTTCATTGATGAAATTGATGCTATTGGTAAAAGTAGAGCAAGTGGTGGACCAATGGGTGGAAATGATGAAAGGGAACAAACTTTAAATCAGTTACTTGCTGAAATGGATGGTTTCTCAACAGAAGCTGCACCTGTTATTGTTTTAGCTGCAACAAATAGACCAGAAGTTCTTGACCCAGCATTATTAAGACCTGGTAGATTTGATAGACAAGTTTTAGTTGATAAGCCTGATTTTGAAGGTAGAAAAGAGATTTTACAAGTTCATATTAAAAAAGTTAAATTAGGTAAAGATGTTGATTTAATTGAAGTTGCAAAAATGACTGCAGGACTTGCAGGAGCAGATTTAGCAAACATTGTTAATGAAGCAGCATTATTAGCTGGTAGACATAATAAAGATGAAGTAACAGCTTCTGATTTTAAAGAAGCAGTTGAAAGACAAATTGCAGGACTTGAAAAGAAATCAAGAAGAATCTCTCCAAAAGAGAGAAAGATTGTTGCATACCATGAATCTGGACACGCTGTAATTGCAGAAATTACAAAAGGTGCTAAAAAAGTTAATAAAGTATCAATTGTTCCAAGAGGTCTTGCCGCATTAGGATATACATTAAATACTCCAGAAGAAAATAAATATTTAATGCAAAAACATGAACTTATAGCGGAAGTTGATGTATTACTTGGGGGTCGAGCCGCAGAACAAGTGTTTATTGGTGAAATAAGTACAGGTGCAGGAAATGACCTAGAAAGAGCAACTGATATTATTAAATCTATGGCTTCTGTATATGGAATGAGTGATATTGCAGGTCTTATGGTTTTAGAAAAAAGAACTAATCAATTCTTAGGTGGACAATCACATAAAGATTTTTCTGATGATATGGCAAAAAAACTTGATGAGTTTATTATAAATATTTTAAATGAGAGATATGAAGCTGTATTAAAATCTTTAGAAGATAATAGAGATGCAATTGAAGAGATGACAGCTGAGCTTCTTGATGTTGAAGTTATTTCAGGAGCAAGAGTTAGAGAATTAATTAAAGCCCATGGTGGAGAAGTTTTTGAAGATGAAGACTTACACTCAGGTGCAATTGATGAAGAAACAAATGAAGAAAAAGATCCTCATACACCTAATGACGAATTAGAAGA